Proteins encoded together in one Orrella marina window:
- a CDS encoding efflux RND transporter permease subunit, whose amino-acid sequence MLSKTFIERPILSNVIGIIIVLIGAVSIFGLPVAQYPQMTPPTIQVTTSWPGANAKLIQQLVGSNIENQVNGVDGMLYMQSYSTDAGTYSLTVTFDVGTDPDMAQVNVQNRVAIALPMLPQAVQQLGVTTKTQSTAILMFVTVTSRDDTRDALFLSNFANLQMQERLARIPGVAAANVFGVGNYSMRVWLNPALMKERGLAPDQVMQAINKQNVLLSAGQIGAPPVPAGQAFQFTVNVASAMDTPEQFGEIVLKADSDGEITRLKDVARIEMGSQNYNQFFNLNEKPAGGIAIFQQPDANALAVSEAVRAEMENIAKTFPADIEWDIPFDTTVFVKASIDEVYMTLFEAGLLVLLVIMVFLQNWRITLVPAVTIPVTIIGAFAGMAALGFSINLLTLFAIVVVIGIVVDDSIVVVEGVAKRVEAGMRPKRAAIEAMGELMGPIIGITLVLMAVFLPAAFISGITGQMYRQFALVIAITALLSGICAISLSPAQSGEFIKPLKKGETPKPKGRFARTFDRGFEALASRYSRMMASLMKHSNLTALVGLVIIGASVYGLAKVPTGFIPNEDQGYLITTVQLPRAASLERTQQAMDEIRQTIQKVPGVQDVVSIGGVSVLDSNSSSASAGAMYVILKPWEERGKTKNEDLRSIYSSLSAALSQIQSASARVVLPPAIPGLGASGGFSMQILLTDGSNSFEKLQAATNEFLAQANQLPEVMTAFTTFDNNIPQLEISFNSARAETLGVNIGDAYDVLSSYLGSSYVNQFFKFGQTYQVYVQADGVFRADMSHIQRLYVRSRSGEMVPLGSFIEIKETLGPSIVSQYNLFPTASINGAAAPGVSSGQALSALNQLATDSLPEGVEFQWTGMSYQERLVGYTQIIVFALSILLVYLVLAGQYESWAAPLAVLSAVPLALSGIVIALTLTGLDNNIYVQIGLVLMIALSAKNAILIVEVALEARRAGMNLVDSALHASHERFRPIVMTSIAFILGVVPLLTASGAGAASRFSIGLTVFSGMIASTTLAVAIVPVFYVKIMTWLGGNPNKDEEDDEDDGDLVELQEAKALDKS is encoded by the coding sequence ATGTTATCCAAGACATTCATCGAACGCCCGATTCTAAGTAACGTCATCGGCATCATCATTGTGCTGATCGGGGCCGTTTCCATTTTCGGGTTGCCGGTTGCCCAGTATCCGCAGATGACACCGCCAACGATTCAGGTGACGACCAGCTGGCCGGGGGCAAACGCCAAGCTGATTCAACAGCTGGTTGGCAGCAATATCGAGAACCAGGTCAACGGAGTGGACGGGATGCTTTACATGCAGTCCTATTCCACCGATGCGGGCACCTATTCTCTGACGGTGACCTTTGATGTAGGAACCGATCCTGATATGGCGCAGGTCAACGTGCAAAACCGTGTTGCCATTGCGTTGCCGATGCTGCCGCAGGCGGTCCAGCAGCTTGGCGTCACGACCAAGACCCAGTCAACGGCCATTCTGATGTTCGTGACCGTCACCTCTCGTGACGACACCCGGGACGCCCTGTTCCTAAGCAACTTTGCCAACTTGCAGATGCAGGAACGGCTGGCGCGTATTCCCGGTGTGGCCGCAGCGAACGTTTTCGGGGTGGGCAATTACAGTATGCGAGTATGGCTCAATCCTGCGTTGATGAAAGAGCGCGGGCTGGCTCCGGACCAGGTGATGCAGGCCATCAACAAACAGAACGTGTTGCTCTCGGCGGGGCAGATTGGTGCGCCACCGGTGCCAGCCGGGCAGGCGTTTCAGTTCACGGTGAACGTGGCAAGCGCCATGGATACGCCTGAACAGTTTGGCGAGATTGTGCTCAAGGCCGACAGTGACGGCGAGATCACTCGCCTTAAAGATGTTGCCCGTATCGAGATGGGCAGCCAGAACTACAACCAGTTCTTCAACCTGAACGAGAAGCCGGCTGGTGGTATTGCCATTTTCCAGCAGCCTGATGCCAACGCGCTTGCCGTCTCTGAAGCCGTACGCGCAGAAATGGAGAACATCGCCAAAACATTCCCGGCCGACATCGAGTGGGACATTCCATTTGATACGACAGTGTTCGTCAAGGCCTCGATCGATGAGGTCTACATGACGCTGTTCGAGGCAGGCTTGCTGGTGTTGCTGGTGATCATGGTTTTCCTGCAGAACTGGCGTATCACGCTGGTGCCGGCGGTGACCATTCCAGTCACGATCATTGGTGCATTTGCCGGCATGGCCGCGCTCGGTTTTTCGATCAACCTGCTGACGCTGTTTGCTATCGTGGTCGTGATTGGTATCGTGGTGGATGACTCGATTGTTGTGGTCGAGGGTGTTGCCAAGAGGGTGGAAGCGGGCATGCGTCCCAAACGCGCGGCTATCGAAGCCATGGGTGAACTCATGGGGCCGATTATCGGGATCACCCTGGTGTTGATGGCTGTGTTTCTGCCAGCCGCCTTTATTTCCGGCATTACTGGCCAGATGTACCGGCAATTTGCACTCGTGATCGCAATCACCGCGCTGCTTTCGGGCATTTGTGCGATCAGTCTGAGTCCCGCCCAGTCCGGGGAGTTCATCAAGCCGCTCAAGAAAGGCGAGACGCCCAAGCCTAAAGGGCGATTTGCCAGGACATTTGACAGGGGATTCGAAGCGCTCGCCAGCCGCTATTCGCGCATGATGGCTTCGCTCATGAAGCACAGCAACCTGACTGCCTTGGTCGGCCTTGTGATCATTGGTGCATCCGTCTATGGACTGGCCAAAGTTCCGACCGGGTTCATTCCTAACGAAGACCAGGGTTACCTGATTACAACCGTTCAATTGCCAAGGGCTGCTTCGCTTGAACGGACGCAGCAAGCCATGGACGAGATTCGTCAGACGATACAGAAGGTGCCTGGCGTTCAGGACGTGGTATCCATTGGCGGAGTCAGTGTGCTGGACAGCAACTCGTCGTCGGCCAGTGCCGGTGCCATGTACGTGATTTTGAAGCCCTGGGAGGAGCGGGGCAAGACCAAGAACGAGGATTTGCGTTCGATTTACAGTAGTTTGTCGGCTGCCTTGTCACAGATTCAGAGTGCAAGCGCCCGGGTTGTACTCCCGCCGGCCATTCCGGGCCTGGGAGCCTCGGGTGGCTTTAGCATGCAGATCTTGCTGACTGATGGCAGCAACAGTTTCGAGAAACTCCAGGCTGCCACTAACGAATTTCTGGCGCAAGCCAATCAGCTGCCTGAAGTCATGACGGCCTTCACGACGTTTGATAACAACATTCCACAACTCGAGATCAGTTTCAATTCTGCGAGGGCGGAGACGCTTGGTGTGAACATTGGCGATGCATATGATGTGCTGAGCTCTTACCTTGGTTCGTCTTACGTCAACCAGTTCTTCAAGTTTGGACAGACCTACCAGGTCTATGTGCAGGCCGATGGCGTGTTTCGTGCTGATATGTCCCATATCCAGAGGCTGTACGTTCGCAGTCGCTCCGGTGAAATGGTTCCACTGGGTTCGTTTATCGAGATCAAGGAAACACTCGGTCCGTCCATCGTGTCGCAGTACAACCTGTTTCCCACGGCCTCGATCAACGGCGCTGCAGCACCGGGTGTGAGTTCAGGTCAGGCGCTCAGCGCGTTGAATCAGCTTGCAACAGACAGCCTGCCAGAGGGAGTCGAGTTTCAGTGGACTGGCATGTCATATCAGGAACGCCTGGTCGGGTACACCCAGATCATTGTGTTCGCGCTCTCGATCCTGCTGGTCTATCTGGTGCTGGCAGGCCAGTACGAGTCCTGGGCAGCACCGCTGGCTGTGTTGAGTGCCGTGCCCCTGGCACTGTCTGGCATTGTGATTGCGCTGACACTCACGGGTCTGGATAACAACATCTACGTGCAGATCGGTCTTGTCCTGATGATTGCGCTCTCAGCGAAGAACGCCATCCTGATTGTCGAGGTGGCACTGGAGGCAAGAAGGGCCGGCATGAACCTGGTCGACTCTGCTCTGCATGCTTCTCACGAGCGGTTCAGACCGATCGTCATGACCTCGATTGCCTTCATTCTGGGGGTGGTCCCACTGCTGACTGCTTCGGGTGCAGGTGCGGCTTCACGCTTCTCGATCGGTTTGACAGTGTTTAGCGGCATGATTGCGTCCACGACACTGGCGGTGGCGATTGTGCCGGTTTTCTACGTCAAGATCATGACCTGGCTCGGAGGTAATCCGAACAAGGATGAAGAGGATGACGAGGATGATGGCGATCTTGTAGAGTTGCAGGAAGCGAAGGCGCTAGACAAGTCGTGA
- a CDS encoding sugar transferase, with protein sequence MDIILALMAGSILILPMCIIALLVRLTSPGPALYWSDRIGASNRIFRMPKFRSMRTDTPVVATHLLTRPDAYVTRVGAFIRRTSLDELPQLWNILKGDMSFVGPRPALYNQYDLIEMRTEKNVHLLLPGLTGWAQINGRDELDLPAKVAFDAEYLTHRSVLFDIRILWLTFVQALGGKGVSH encoded by the coding sequence ATGGATATCATCCTCGCCCTGATGGCAGGCTCCATTCTCATTCTTCCGATGTGCATCATCGCCCTGCTTGTGCGGCTGACATCGCCAGGACCTGCGCTCTACTGGAGCGACCGGATCGGCGCCAGCAACCGGATCTTCCGGATGCCGAAGTTTCGAAGCATGCGCACTGACACCCCTGTGGTCGCAACCCATCTGCTAACCCGGCCTGATGCCTACGTGACACGGGTCGGTGCGTTCATACGTCGCACCAGTCTGGACGAACTTCCCCAGTTATGGAACATTCTCAAGGGTGACATGAGCTTTGTGGGGCCTCGTCCAGCGCTCTACAACCAGTACGATCTCATCGAGATGCGTACCGAGAAGAACGTGCACTTACTCTTGCCTGGACTAACAGGCTGGGCGCAGATCAATGGTCGCGACGAACTCGATCTGCCTGCCAAGGTTGCTTTTGATGCCGAGTATCTGACGCACAGGTCAGTCCTGTTCGATATCCGGATTCTCTGGCTGACCTTCGTCCAGGCACTTGGTGGCAAGGGTGTTTCTCACTAA
- a CDS encoding cold-shock protein, producing the protein MATGVVKWFNSEKGYGFIMPDGGGKDLFAHYSEIRADGYKSLQENQKVSFEIGQGAKGPSATNIQIID; encoded by the coding sequence ATGGCAACTGGTGTCGTTAAGTGGTTCAATTCTGAAAAAGGTTACGGATTCATCATGCCCGATGGTGGTGGTAAGGATCTGTTCGCTCACTACTCAGAAATCCGTGCAGACGGTTACAAATCCCTGCAGGAGAACCAGAAAGTCAGCTTCGAGATTGGTCAGGGCGCCAAGGGTCCGAGCGCAACGAACATTCAGATCATCGACTAA
- a CDS encoding arsenate reductase/protein-tyrosine-phosphatase family protein, which translates to MICTANICRSPAAQVLLQKELQDYNVLVESAGTRAVEGNPADSSMIELMLERGYDEILQHRSRALLPSHTNRYQLLLCMERDHLASVQSLNPAVLGRARLFGQWDGQSEVDDPVGRSIATYEKSVDRMTVLAGQWAKKMIEMGFVT; encoded by the coding sequence GTGATATGCACGGCGAATATTTGCAGGAGTCCCGCAGCACAGGTTTTGCTACAGAAAGAGTTGCAAGATTACAACGTGCTGGTGGAGTCTGCGGGCACGCGAGCCGTAGAAGGAAACCCGGCCGATTCGTCCATGATCGAGTTGATGCTTGAACGGGGGTATGACGAGATTCTGCAGCATCGCTCTCGCGCGTTGTTGCCTTCCCACACGAATCGTTATCAGCTGTTACTGTGCATGGAGAGGGACCATCTTGCGTCAGTTCAATCTTTGAACCCGGCGGTCCTGGGAAGAGCCAGGCTCTTCGGACAGTGGGATGGGCAGTCCGAGGTCGACGATCCGGTCGGACGTTCGATAGCAACATATGAAAAATCTGTGGATCGCATGACGGTCCTGGCAGGTCAGTGGGCCAAAAAGATGATTGAAATGGGTTTTGTTACATGA
- a CDS encoding polysaccharide biosynthesis/export family protein has translation MSMHEDCKEVPASLSCSGRNNDCETAFNKCRNQNSSRQNCRHLLTPIKGLFLAATAGLLVSGCAVVPGMFASYERQPEVLQTEQEPAQMDYTLLQVTPLLVRRLVEQADADSVAIQGTLPEPKVASYPYRLGPQDTLRIFVWGHPDLTPATSSVSANNIASTPAGRTIDSSGNIYFPMVGNIRAAGLTVSEFRDRLSRALSQYIADPQVEVDVAGFRSQRVFLAGEVKSPGALEITDQPLRITDAIAQAGGATNNADLYDVKLTRGDESVRLNLDGLYYDGDMDVNVLLHAGDVLSVPDRLQRKIFMLGEVGNSVGANQARSYVMRRGRMSLTEVLADAGGVSPFSAAASEIYVLRADPDASSPTEGARKPVVFKLSSREPQMLVLADQFPILPRDVIFVNPTGPTVIGRFIGQFFPILSATNTANNISPF, from the coding sequence ATGAGCATGCATGAGGATTGCAAAGAAGTGCCCGCGAGTCTGTCATGCAGCGGCAGGAATAATGATTGTGAGACGGCGTTCAACAAATGCCGCAACCAGAACAGCAGCCGCCAGAACTGCAGGCATCTACTGACACCCATTAAAGGACTCTTTCTGGCTGCAACAGCCGGGTTGCTTGTTTCCGGTTGCGCAGTCGTGCCGGGCATGTTTGCTTCGTATGAGCGGCAACCCGAAGTGCTGCAGACCGAGCAAGAGCCTGCTCAGATGGACTACACGCTGCTTCAGGTCACCCCGTTGCTGGTGCGTCGTCTGGTCGAGCAGGCCGATGCGGACTCTGTTGCAATTCAAGGGACGCTTCCCGAACCCAAGGTCGCGAGTTATCCCTATCGTCTGGGCCCTCAGGACACCTTGCGCATTTTTGTCTGGGGACATCCGGATCTGACACCGGCCACGAGTAGCGTATCGGCCAACAACATCGCGAGCACTCCGGCCGGCCGTACGATTGACTCCAGCGGCAACATCTATTTCCCAATGGTTGGCAACATTCGTGCTGCTGGCTTGACTGTGAGCGAGTTCCGCGACCGACTGTCCCGCGCACTGAGTCAGTACATCGCCGATCCGCAGGTTGAGGTTGACGTGGCAGGCTTCAGAAGCCAGCGAGTATTTCTCGCAGGTGAAGTCAAGTCGCCTGGCGCACTGGAGATCACCGATCAGCCGCTGCGGATCACTGACGCCATTGCACAAGCAGGTGGCGCAACCAATAATGCGGACCTGTACGATGTCAAGCTTACGCGTGGGGATGAGTCAGTCCGTTTGAATCTTGACGGGCTTTACTACGACGGCGACATGGATGTGAACGTGCTGCTTCACGCAGGCGACGTACTGTCAGTTCCTGACCGCCTGCAACGCAAGATCTTCATGCTCGGTGAGGTCGGCAACTCGGTTGGAGCCAATCAGGCCAGGTCTTATGTCATGCGCCGCGGCAGGATGTCACTCACTGAGGTGCTTGCTGACGCTGGCGGCGTGAGTCCTTTCAGTGCGGCAGCCTCGGAAATCTATGTGCTCAGGGCTGACCCGGATGCCAGCTCCCCGACTGAAGGGGCCCGCAAGCCAGTCGTGTTCAAACTGAGTTCGAGAGAGCCGCAGATGCTGGTACTCGCGGACCAGTTCCCGATTCTTCCGCGCGACGTGATCTTCGTGAACCCGACCGGACCGACGGTTATTGGTCGATTCATCGGTCAGTTCTTCCCGATCCTGAGTGCCACGAACACTGCGAACAACATCAGCCCGTTCTGA
- a CDS encoding polysaccharide biosynthesis protein, which yields MRFQYFKMLADPVLAMPRFAKRSIALLVDVCLCVLTVWLAFFLRLDYWVPIVSDQFWEADIAALISIILALPIFVRYGFYRVIFRHSELTAAHTIVRAMAVYGLLYFTAITVIGFTGIPRTVGVMQPILLLLAIGASRALAAFWLGGAYRAILRQSKRPGVLIYGAGYAGRQLAAAMHNSAEMQIIGYLDDDPHLQRQVLNGLPIYDPQDLPLLVETKGVQSVLLALPSINRSRRNAIISKIQQARVAVHSLPSMSALAQGKVSLADLLELDIDDLLGRESVSPNPLLLARNIQGKTVMVTGAGGSIGSEICRQIMKHSPRRLLLVEASEFALYAIHSELESTWLSEPQNLASLEDGTEDQKSSPLIPLIGNVQDTGRMRVLLSTWMPQTIYHAAAYKHVPLVEHNPAEGIKNNTCGTLTVAELAMQYSVSDFVLVSTDKAVRPTNIMGASKRLAEMVLQALAESSPDTSKTRFTMVRFGNVLGSSGSVVPKFRQQIRDGGPVTVTHGEMTRYFMTIPEAAQLVIQAGAMAQGGDVFVLDMGEPVKIIDLARRMIELSGLTVRDESNPDGDIEIEVTGLRPGEKLYEELLIGHNPKGTSHPRIMRAQEDYLEWSELKPLLAELLVASNNNEIGKVKLMLQKLVSGYSPCADIVDWIHLEQDSHHGQALNDTH from the coding sequence TTGAGGTTTCAGTATTTCAAGATGCTGGCAGATCCCGTTCTGGCCATGCCGCGATTCGCCAAACGATCCATCGCCCTGCTTGTTGATGTCTGCCTGTGCGTACTGACGGTCTGGCTGGCGTTTTTTCTGCGTCTGGACTACTGGGTCCCGATCGTAAGCGATCAGTTCTGGGAGGCAGATATCGCTGCGCTGATTTCGATCATTCTTGCGCTCCCGATATTTGTCCGATACGGCTTCTACCGTGTCATTTTCCGGCACTCCGAACTGACTGCTGCCCACACTATCGTGCGCGCCATGGCGGTATACGGTTTGCTATATTTCACGGCCATCACGGTCATCGGCTTCACCGGCATTCCGCGAACAGTCGGTGTGATGCAACCCATCTTGCTGTTGCTGGCCATTGGTGCATCACGCGCCCTCGCCGCTTTCTGGCTTGGCGGTGCCTACCGGGCAATCCTGCGACAGTCCAAACGACCTGGTGTTCTCATATACGGGGCAGGCTACGCCGGCCGACAACTGGCAGCGGCCATGCACAACAGTGCCGAGATGCAGATCATCGGTTATCTTGACGACGACCCCCACCTGCAGCGCCAGGTTCTCAACGGTTTACCGATCTACGATCCGCAGGATTTGCCGCTGCTCGTGGAGACCAAAGGGGTTCAAAGTGTTCTGCTGGCACTTCCCTCCATCAACCGCTCCCGTCGCAATGCCATCATCAGCAAGATCCAGCAAGCTCGCGTCGCGGTTCACTCGCTACCGAGCATGAGTGCACTGGCGCAGGGAAAGGTCTCGCTGGCAGATTTGCTCGAACTGGACATTGATGATCTGCTCGGTCGAGAGTCAGTCTCGCCCAATCCGCTCCTGCTGGCACGCAATATCCAGGGCAAGACAGTAATGGTGACTGGCGCAGGCGGATCGATCGGTAGCGAGATATGCCGGCAGATCATGAAACACTCACCCAGGCGACTGCTGCTGGTCGAGGCGAGCGAATTTGCACTGTACGCCATCCACTCAGAGCTTGAATCCACCTGGCTCTCTGAACCACAGAACCTGGCGAGCCTTGAAGATGGCACTGAGGATCAGAAGAGTTCCCCACTCATTCCGTTAATCGGAAATGTACAGGACACGGGCAGGATGCGCGTGTTGCTGTCCACCTGGATGCCGCAAACAATCTACCACGCCGCTGCTTACAAGCACGTTCCACTGGTCGAGCACAATCCAGCTGAAGGTATCAAGAACAATACCTGTGGCACGCTCACTGTGGCCGAACTTGCAATGCAATACAGCGTGTCAGATTTTGTGCTGGTGAGTACAGACAAAGCTGTGCGACCCACCAACATCATGGGTGCGAGCAAGCGTCTGGCGGAGATGGTGCTGCAGGCACTGGCCGAATCCAGCCCCGATACCAGCAAGACACGCTTTACCATGGTGCGATTTGGCAACGTCCTGGGTTCTTCTGGTTCTGTTGTGCCCAAATTCCGGCAGCAGATCCGCGATGGCGGCCCTGTGACTGTGACGCATGGCGAAATGACGCGCTACTTCATGACGATTCCTGAAGCCGCACAACTGGTGATTCAGGCAGGAGCCATGGCCCAGGGGGGAGACGTATTTGTGCTCGACATGGGTGAACCCGTCAAAATCATTGATCTCGCCCGCAGGATGATCGAACTGTCAGGATTGACGGTACGCGATGAGAGCAACCCTGATGGCGACATCGAGATTGAGGTCACCGGTTTGCGACCGGGAGAGAAACTCTACGAGGAACTCCTGATCGGACACAATCCAAAAGGTACCAGCCACCCGCGAATCATGCGTGCACAGGAGGACTATCTGGAGTGGTCAGAACTGAAGCCTTTGCTCGCAGAGCTCTTGGTCGCCTCGAATAACAACGAGATTGGCAAGGTCAAACTCATGCTCCAGAAACTGGTGTCCGGATATTCCCCGTGCGCAGACATCGTTGACTGGATCCACCTGGAGCAGGATAGCCACCACGGACAAGCGCTAAATGACACGCACTAA
- a CDS encoding polysaccharide biosynthesis tyrosine autokinase, producing MSASNTSSSSGSSNAPVSYPQGHPNGGAVIQDDDTISLVDLLDNFLYYKWYFIIVTLIAGALSLGYAIIATPIYTADALIQIEEKKGSSLFSGLGDGATSLFAPTSPIVGEIEIIRSRSVIGQAVESLNANVDVSVQNRIPVIGEWLSRVLDKDENGLVIPMTDALQFAWGGEKLQVNNIRVPDHLYGKALLLEIGEGRSWALSVEETGELLLKGQGSGQQLSALNGQFQIELGPFQARPGTVFRVVVLSLQNEIRRATGGLSVAESGRQSSLIRMTYESPDPQYAALMLNTIADAYLRQNLERRSAEAEKTLQFLKGELPRLREQLDLSEQALNEFRTRTRTVDMTFELQELLTRSADIETQQMQADLKRRELAIRYDPSHPVMRALDSQITGLNSDAEEISSRISKLPAVQQDYIRLARNVEVSNELYLGLLNTTQQFEIARAGTVGNVAIIDRAVVPQSPTKPSKSMIVAVGTMAGMFLGFLLTQVVAFMTKVVRDPKKLELETGISTLSIMPLDGEQMKQVLENDNRPFMLAHEQPDGAGAEALRSLRTALIFALSEKPRSKVVLITSAVPSQGKSFISANLAYLLCATGKKVLLIDADIRKSSMRRYLNFDPKAPGLTDLLKSSRAGEPASVDDVVMPDLLESLDFLPTGSRVRNPGDLLAGEPILELINRMAERYDYVLIDSPPLLPVHDARSLGKVADISLFVARQDAVSLSEVQDAIDVFSKVGNRFDGLVFNGFVPSRIRYGYGYGYGYRKYAGRYGKYATYGRYGRYYDSADDSKDGR from the coding sequence ATGAGTGCATCGAATACTTCGTCGAGTTCTGGGTCTTCCAACGCGCCGGTGAGTTACCCGCAGGGTCATCCCAACGGAGGGGCTGTGATTCAGGATGATGACACCATCTCCCTGGTGGACCTGCTCGACAATTTTCTGTATTACAAGTGGTACTTCATCATCGTCACGCTGATCGCGGGGGCGCTGTCACTTGGCTATGCGATTATCGCGACACCGATTTACACAGCTGATGCACTGATACAGATCGAGGAGAAAAAGGGTTCATCGCTCTTTAGCGGTCTTGGCGATGGGGCGACATCGCTATTTGCGCCAACTTCTCCAATTGTGGGCGAAATTGAAATCATTCGTTCGCGATCGGTAATTGGTCAGGCGGTTGAATCTCTCAACGCAAACGTGGATGTCAGTGTTCAGAATCGTATCCCTGTCATCGGTGAATGGCTGTCGCGCGTTCTGGATAAGGACGAGAATGGTCTTGTCATCCCGATGACGGACGCTTTGCAGTTCGCCTGGGGCGGAGAAAAACTTCAGGTCAACAATATCCGGGTTCCTGATCATTTGTACGGGAAAGCTTTGCTTCTGGAGATAGGAGAGGGTAGATCATGGGCGCTCAGCGTTGAGGAGACCGGTGAGTTACTTTTGAAGGGACAGGGCAGCGGCCAGCAACTGTCCGCTCTAAACGGTCAATTTCAGATTGAGCTCGGCCCGTTCCAGGCTCGCCCAGGCACGGTGTTCAGAGTTGTCGTGCTGTCCTTGCAGAATGAGATTCGCAGAGCGACAGGGGGATTGAGTGTGGCCGAGTCAGGTCGTCAGTCAAGCTTGATTCGAATGACATATGAAAGTCCGGATCCGCAGTATGCCGCATTGATGCTCAACACGATCGCAGATGCATATCTGCGGCAGAATCTGGAGCGTCGCTCGGCTGAAGCAGAAAAAACACTGCAGTTCCTTAAAGGAGAGCTCCCGCGTCTGCGAGAGCAGCTTGACTTGTCTGAACAGGCACTCAATGAATTTCGCACCAGGACACGCACTGTCGACATGACGTTTGAGTTGCAGGAGCTTTTGACGCGGTCTGCCGACATCGAAACGCAGCAGATGCAGGCGGACCTCAAGCGCAGGGAGTTGGCGATTCGCTATGATCCGAGTCACCCGGTCATGAGGGCCCTGGATTCGCAGATTACTGGTCTGAACAGCGATGCAGAGGAAATCTCCAGCCGCATCAGCAAGTTGCCGGCGGTGCAGCAGGATTACATTCGCCTGGCGAGAAACGTCGAGGTCAGCAATGAGCTATATCTTGGGTTACTGAACACGACGCAGCAGTTTGAAATTGCCAGAGCCGGCACGGTGGGTAACGTCGCCATTATTGACCGGGCGGTTGTGCCCCAATCGCCAACCAAGCCTAGCAAGTCGATGATCGTTGCGGTCGGGACGATGGCGGGTATGTTTCTCGGGTTTCTGCTCACCCAGGTCGTTGCATTCATGACCAAGGTCGTGCGGGATCCCAAGAAGCTCGAGCTCGAAACCGGCATTTCGACACTCTCCATCATGCCGCTCGATGGTGAGCAGATGAAGCAGGTCCTGGAGAACGACAACAGACCTTTCATGCTGGCACATGAGCAGCCGGACGGGGCAGGGGCTGAAGCGCTGCGCAGCTTGCGAACGGCACTCATTTTTGCCCTGTCCGAGAAGCCGCGTTCGAAAGTGGTCCTGATTACCTCCGCCGTTCCATCGCAAGGCAAGAGCTTTATCAGCGCCAACCTGGCTTACCTGCTTTGTGCCACGGGCAAGAAGGTGTTGCTGATCGACGCCGATATTCGCAAGTCATCCATGCGGCGATACTTGAACTTCGATCCGAAGGCACCCGGTCTGACCGATTTGCTCAAGTCGTCGCGAGCGGGAGAACCCGCGTCGGTTGATGACGTTGTGATGCCTGACCTGCTTGAGAGTCTGGATTTCCTGCCAACAGGTTCTCGCGTTCGTAACCCCGGTGATCTGCTTGCGGGCGAGCCGATTCTGGAATTGATTAATCGAATGGCCGAGCGATACGATTATGTGCTGATTGATTCGCCACCTCTGCTTCCCGTGCATGACGCCCGCTCACTCGGGAAAGTGGCTGATATCTCGCTGTTTGTGGCCCGCCAGGATGCTGTCAGTCTGTCTGAGGTACAAGACGCGATTGATGTTTTCAGTAAGGTCGGCAATCGTTTTGATGGTCTTGTATTCAACGGGTTTGTGCCGTCACGTATCCGCTACGGATACGGCTATGGCTACGGTTATCGAAAATATGCGGGCCGTTATGGCAAGTATGCGACATATGGGCGCTATGGTCGTTATTATGATTCCGCTGATGATTCGAAGGATGGTCGATAG
- a CDS encoding nitroreductase family protein, giving the protein MQAQHQAQVQAQPASDSDVIRVLTSRRSVKSVVAPGPSRDQIELALEAAVRAPDHAALRVWRFAMIEQPDIVELGERAIEAVAKAGRPMAPEKQVKTREWLKGVPLLVAMAYQIHHDNPKVPELEQTLSMGAAVMNFQNAMHAMGYASFWSTGLGTFTEEVPTMLGFDTLDYRFVGFLAVGTPAFTPTPATRTPGKSILTRWTAPKA; this is encoded by the coding sequence ATGCAAGCGCAACATCAAGCCCAAGTTCAAGCGCAACCCGCGAGTGATAGCGACGTGATCAGAGTGCTGACATCCAGACGTTCCGTGAAGTCTGTTGTGGCGCCGGGGCCTTCTCGTGATCAGATCGAGCTTGCGCTCGAAGCCGCCGTCAGAGCACCTGATCATGCCGCACTTCGGGTGTGGCGATTTGCCATGATCGAGCAACCCGATATCGTTGAGTTAGGTGAGCGCGCGATTGAGGCTGTTGCGAAAGCAGGTAGACCTATGGCCCCGGAAAAGCAGGTCAAGACCCGCGAATGGCTCAAAGGTGTGCCTTTGCTGGTTGCCATGGCGTATCAGATTCACCACGACAATCCCAAGGTGCCTGAGCTTGAGCAGACACTTTCCATGGGGGCAGCAGTCATGAATTTTCAGAATGCCATGCATGCCATGGGGTATGCCTCATTCTGGAGCACGGGGCTCGGTACCTTCACCGAAGAGGTACCAACCATGCTGGGCTTTGATACGCTTGACTACAGATTTGTGGGATTTCTGGCCGTTGGGACTCCCGCTTTTACCCCGACCCCAGCAACACGCACTCCTGGCAAGTCAATCTTGACGCGATGGACGGCTCCGAAAGCGTAA